Proteins encoded in a region of the Acidobacteriota bacterium genome:
- a CDS encoding phosphoribosylglycinamide formyltransferase, with translation MKRLGILLSGRGSNFLAIHGHIAAGRLNAVIAGVVSDQPDAPGLARARELGLPAFCVERAGRTKGEFEDAIAHVLEAQAVELVCLAGFMRVLGPGFIRRFPQRILNIHPSLLPAFPGLHAQRQALTHGVRFSGCTVHFVDEGVDSGPIVAQAVVPVRDDDTEEELAARILVEEHRLYAEAIAKILAGRWFLDGRRLLEKK, from the coding sequence ATGAAGCGGCTGGGCATCCTGCTCTCGGGGCGGGGCTCCAATTTTCTGGCCATTCACGGGCACATCGCCGCGGGCCGGCTGAACGCGGTGATCGCCGGCGTGGTGTCGGACCAGCCCGACGCGCCGGGACTGGCGCGGGCGCGGGAGCTGGGTTTGCCGGCGTTCTGCGTGGAGCGCGCAGGCCGGACCAAGGGCGAGTTCGAAGACGCGATCGCGCACGTGCTTGAGGCGCAGGCTGTGGAGCTGGTGTGCCTCGCGGGCTTCATGCGGGTGCTGGGACCCGGTTTCATCCGGCGGTTTCCGCAGCGCATCCTCAACATCCACCCGTCGCTCCTGCCGGCTTTCCCCGGCCTGCACGCGCAGCGGCAAGCGCTGACGCACGGCGTGCGCTTCAGCGGCTGCACGGTCCACTTCGTCGACGAGGGCGTGGACAGCGGCCCCATCGTCGCGCAGGCCGTCGTGCCGGTGCGCGACGACGACACCGAGGAGGAGCTGGCGGCGCGGATCCTCGTCGAGGAGCACCGGCTCTACGCCGAGGCGATCGCGAAGATCCTCGCCGGCCGGTGGTTTCTGGACGGCCGCCGGCTGCTCGAAAAAAAATGA
- a CDS encoding phosphoribosylformylglycinamidine cyclo-ligase produces the protein MNDSDGLSYAASGVSIDAGNQAKRRIRELVRTTFNPQVLSELGLFGGLFRLDAGAEREPVLVASADGVGTKLKIAFLTGVHHTVGYDLVAHCVNDILVQGARPLFFLDYIATGVLKPEVVTQVVDGLVRGCREFGCALIGGETAEMPDFYDAGEYDLAGFIVGVVERGRILDGSAVRPGDVVLGLPSAGLHTNGYSLARKIFFDHLGLWPETPVEELGGTVGEVLLRPHRGYLKSLGPCLERGLVRALAHITGGGLLENIPRILPAGCSVEIRRGAWPVPPVFTFMAREGRVAEAEMFRVFNMGIGMAVIVAPDAADEVETMLRGTEGAVYRIGAVTAGAGGVVLR, from the coding sequence ATGAACGATTCCGACGGACTCTCCTACGCCGCGTCCGGCGTGAGCATCGACGCCGGCAACCAGGCCAAACGGCGGATCCGGGAGCTGGTGCGCACCACGTTCAATCCGCAGGTGCTGAGCGAGCTCGGCCTCTTCGGCGGTCTCTTCCGGCTGGACGCGGGCGCCGAGCGGGAGCCGGTGCTGGTGGCCAGCGCCGACGGCGTGGGCACGAAGCTGAAGATCGCCTTTCTGACCGGCGTCCACCACACGGTGGGCTACGACCTAGTGGCCCACTGCGTGAACGACATCCTGGTCCAGGGGGCGCGGCCCCTGTTCTTCCTCGACTACATCGCCACCGGTGTCCTCAAACCCGAGGTGGTGACCCAGGTGGTGGACGGACTGGTCCGTGGCTGCCGCGAGTTCGGCTGCGCCCTCATCGGCGGGGAGACCGCCGAGATGCCCGACTTCTACGACGCGGGCGAGTACGACCTGGCCGGCTTCATCGTGGGCGTCGTGGAGCGCGGGCGGATCCTCGACGGCTCGGCGGTGCGCCCCGGCGACGTCGTGCTGGGCCTGCCGTCAGCCGGCCTGCACACGAACGGTTATTCGCTGGCGCGGAAAATATTCTTCGACCACCTGGGGCTCTGGCCCGAGACGCCCGTCGAGGAGCTGGGCGGCACGGTGGGCGAGGTGCTGCTGCGGCCGCACCGGGGCTACCTGAAATCGCTCGGACCCTGCCTCGAGCGGGGCCTGGTGCGGGCGCTGGCGCACATCACCGGCGGCGGCCTGCTGGAGAACATCCCGCGCATCCTCCCCGCCGGCTGCAGCGTGGAGATCCGCCGCGGCGCGTGGCCGGTGCCGCCGGTTTTCACCTTCATGGCCCGCGAGGGGCGCGTGGCCGAGGCGGAGATGTTCCGCGTGTTCAACATGGGCATCGGTATGGCGGTCATCGTGGCGCCGGACGCCGCCGACGAAGTCGAGACGATGCTGCGCGGGACGGAGGGCGCGGTCTACCGCATCGGTGCGGTAACGGCGGGTGCCGGCGGGGTGGTCCTGCGATGA
- a CDS encoding dihydroorotase codes for MSSLLIRDGVLVDPTAGLERPGHLLVRDGVIAAIDPRGAAADRVVDAAGAYVLPGFVDMHVHLREPGFEHKETIATGLLAAVRGGFTAVAPMPNTQPVCDSPQVYKLVLDRAAAVRLAHVHPIAAITTGSRGTELADLARLAALGCRAFSNDGQPVEDAATMLRAMEVVRRLGGVVIDHCEDKTLSRGGAMHAGPEAERWGVTGQTPLAEEVHIARDVLLAEATDCRLHIPHLSTARGLELVRWARRRGVAVTAEAAPHHFCLSTADMPGPDPNYKMNPPLRPPADRDALIGGLAAGDIDAIATDHAPHADAEKARGFQDAPPGVIGLETAVPLIMDRLYHTGRMGIGQIALACAVLPARILGAPARSLQPGAAAHLTLIDPDRPTVIARDGFASRSRNTPFEGWRLRGAVRATIVDGEVRYHIN; via the coding sequence ATGTCCAGCCTGCTGATCCGCGACGGTGTCCTGGTGGATCCGACCGCCGGCCTCGAGCGCCCCGGGCACCTGCTGGTGCGCGACGGGGTGATCGCCGCGATCGATCCGCGCGGCGCCGCCGCCGACCGCGTGGTCGACGCGGCCGGTGCGTACGTCCTTCCCGGCTTCGTGGACATGCACGTCCACCTGCGCGAACCGGGCTTCGAGCACAAGGAGACCATCGCCACCGGTCTGCTGGCCGCCGTGCGCGGCGGGTTCACCGCCGTGGCGCCCATGCCCAACACGCAGCCCGTCTGTGACTCGCCCCAGGTGTACAAGCTGGTGCTGGACCGCGCCGCCGCCGTCCGCCTCGCGCACGTGCACCCCATCGCCGCCATCACCACCGGGAGCCGCGGCACGGAGCTGGCCGACTTGGCCCGGCTGGCGGCGCTCGGCTGCCGCGCCTTCTCCAACGACGGGCAGCCGGTCGAGGACGCGGCCACCATGCTCCGGGCAATGGAGGTCGTGCGGCGCCTCGGCGGGGTCGTCATCGACCACTGCGAGGACAAGACCCTGTCGCGGGGCGGCGCCATGCACGCCGGCCCCGAGGCCGAGCGGTGGGGTGTCACCGGCCAGACCCCGCTGGCCGAGGAGGTGCACATCGCCCGTGACGTGCTCTTGGCCGAGGCGACCGACTGCCGCCTGCACATCCCCCACCTGTCCACGGCCCGCGGGCTGGAGCTGGTGCGCTGGGCGCGGCGGCGGGGCGTGGCCGTGACGGCGGAGGCGGCGCCGCACCATTTCTGCCTCTCCACCGCCGACATGCCGGGCCCCGATCCGAACTACAAGATGAACCCGCCGCTCCGGCCGCCGGCCGACCGCGACGCCCTGATCGGCGGACTGGCCGCCGGCGACATCGACGCCATCGCCACCGACCACGCCCCCCACGCGGACGCCGAGAAGGCCCGCGGCTTCCAGGACGCGCCTCCCGGCGTGATCGGTCTCGAAACCGCCGTCCCCCTGATCATGGACCGGCTCTACCACACCGGCCGGATGGGCATCGGACAGATCGCCCTGGCCTGCGCCGTCCTGCCGGCCCGGATCCTGGGCGCGCCGGCGCGCTCGCTCCAGCCGGGCGCCGCCGCGCACCTGACCCTGATCGACCCCGACCGGCCGACCGTCATCGCCCGGGACGGGTTCGCCTCCCGATCCCGCAACACGCCCTTCGAGGGCTGGCGGCTGCGGGGCGCCGTGCGGGCCACCATCGTCGACGGCGAGGTCCGCTATCATATTAATTGA
- a CDS encoding sigma-70 family RNA polymerase sigma factor, which yields MQEFEQHAINRVLNGDSSAYEDLVKRYEKSIVNYIYRYIINYEEALDIAQEVFVKAYYALDSYNNAFRFSTWLYRIARNTAIDWLRKKQLNTRSLDESRTYKDKDVALQVPTEDDTPEQMICNREFIRLFNDAVESLPDEYREVITLRHINHCSYLEIADICDIPIGTVKNRIFRGRELIRKKLEGKVL from the coding sequence ATGCAGGAGTTCGAGCAGCACGCGATCAATCGTGTCCTCAACGGCGACAGCTCGGCCTACGAGGACCTGGTCAAGCGGTACGAGAAATCGATCGTCAACTACATCTACCGCTACATCATCAACTACGAAGAGGCTCTCGACATCGCCCAGGAGGTCTTTGTCAAGGCGTACTACGCGCTGGACTCGTACAACAACGCGTTTCGCTTCTCGACCTGGCTGTACCGGATCGCCCGGAACACCGCCATCGACTGGCTTCGCAAGAAGCAGTTGAACACCCGCTCTTTGGATGAATCCAGGACCTACAAGGACAAGGACGTGGCGCTGCAGGTCCCGACCGAGGACGACACCCCCGAGCAGATGATCTGCAACCGGGAGTTCATCCGGCTGTTCAACGACGCGGTCGAGTCGCTTCCGGACGAGTACCGCGAGGTGATCACGCTGCGCCACATCAACCACTGTTCGTACCTGGAGATCGCCGATATCTGCGATATCCCGATCGGCACCGTCAAGAACCGGATCTTCCGGGGGCGGGAGCTGATCCGCAAGAAACTGGAGGGCAAGGTCCTATGA